GACCGCTTCATGTTCAACATCATCATCGGTTACCCCACGCTGAGCGAAGAAGAAAAGATCTTGTCGAGTACGACGCGGCAAGAGAAGGTCGAAGTGCGCAAGATTTTTTCGGCCCGTGCGATTCTCAACATTCAGAAGTTGGTCCAGTCGGTCGCCGTCAGCGAATACGTGGTGAAGTATGTCGCCCGACTTGTTCGTGCGACTCGTCCGAAAGACCCCGAAACCCCCAAGTTCATCCAAGAGCTGGTCGACTGGGGCGCCGGACCGCGGGCAGGTCAAAACCTGATCAACGGCGGCAAAGCGATCGCCGCGATGGAAGGTCGCTTCTCGGTCGCGATCGAAGACGTCAAAAAGATCGCAATCCCCGTGCTGCGTCACCGCATCAGCACCAACTTTCAAGCCCAGGCCGAAGGGATGACCAACGAAGACGTAATTCGCAAACTGCTAAAAGAAATCCCGGAACCGGAGATTGAAAAGTTTGAGAAGTAGGGCAGGCCGTGCCTGCCAAAGAAACGAGTAAGGTGCGTCGAGACGCACCTTCGCCCTGCCAAACGACAAAACACTAGCCCGCAGCGCAAGCGAGGGAATGCGGCCGGAATTAAAAAAACATCGCTACGGATAAAAATGTAGCCGTTCCCCCCCACAAAAACCATGCTGAACAAACATAGCCGCACGCATTCCCTCGCTTGCGCAACGGGCTAATGTCCTATCCAGCCGGCGGCAGGCACGGCCTGCCCTACGAAGACGAAACCCATGTCGACCGTTGAGAGCTACCTAAAGCCGGAAGTTATTCGCCAGATTTCGCGGCTGGACCTGCGCGCTCAGTTTGTCGTGCGGGGGTTCTTTCAAGGTTTGCACGCGTCTCCCTATCACGGCTTCTCGGTCGAGTTCAGCGAGCATCGCCGCTACGAACAAGGGGACGACCCCAAAGACATCGACTGGCTCGTCTACGCGAAGACCGATCGCTACTACATCAAAAAGTTTGAAGCCGAAACCAACATCACCGGCTACCTGGCGATGGATCTCTCG
The nucleotide sequence above comes from Blastopirellula sp. J2-11. Encoded proteins:
- a CDS encoding AAA family ATPase produces the protein MQQELQKVIVGQEEVIEQLFAAIFTRGHCLLEGVPGLAKTLMVSTLARVLDMQFKRVQFTPDLMPSDITGTNVLEEDENGRRNFRFVEGPVFTNILLADEINRTPPKTQASLLQAMQEREVTVGRETYDLPDPFFTIATQNPIEQEGTYPLPEAQLDRFMFNIIIGYPTLSEEEKILSSTTRQEKVEVRKIFSARAILNIQKLVQSVAVSEYVVKYVARLVRATRPKDPETPKFIQELVDWGAGPRAGQNLINGGKAIAAMEGRFSVAIEDVKKIAIPVLRHRISTNFQAQAEGMTNEDVIRKLLKEIPEPEIEKFEK